In one window of Chanodichthys erythropterus isolate Z2021 chromosome 23, ASM2448905v1, whole genome shotgun sequence DNA:
- the metrn gene encoding meteorin: MEVWGLLRNFALWISFLTGFTMANYSEDQCSWRGSGLSQAVKNVEQVWLRCAEGSVEWLYPAGALRLTLSPRLPWSAMVPGESSRSPVSACIKPDQHWGGAQLYLERDGVLELLVGDETSETPGPAHVRCFSAMPGERTALFLQATPHQDISRRIAAFRYELRGDWMAQPSVNTDPIGSEGACRPCNNTEILMAVCTSDFVVRGNIRSVETDSNLKAAVIKVSATRVYRQKFALFPESGRLTRSGEIRTPLQCGVRPGAGSFLFTGRVHFGEAWLGCAPRYKDFLKAYEQAKQSLMIPCTLVND, from the exons ATGGAGGTTTGGGGCTTGTTGAGGAATTTTGCGCTTTGGATTTCATTTCTGACCGGCTTCACGATGGCAAATTACTCCGAAGACCAGTGTAGCTGGAGGGGAAG TGGTCTCTCTCAGGCGGTGAAGAATGTGGAGCAGGTTTGGTTGAGGTGTGCGGAGGGCTCGGTGGAGTGGCTGTACCCCGCTGGAGCGCTGCGTCTCACCCTATCGCCCCGACTGCCGTGGAGCGCCATGGTTCCAGGCGAGTCCAGCAGGAGCCCGGTGTCGGCCTGCATCAAGCCGGATCAGCATTGGGGAGGAGCTCAGCTCTACCTGGAGCGAGACGGGGTCCTGGAGCTTCTGGTGGGAGACGAGACATCCGAGACGCCCGGCCCAGCCCATGTGCGCTGCTTCAGTGCCATGCCCGGAGAACGAACAGCCCTCTTCCTGCAAGCAACACCACATCAAGACATCAGCAGACGCATCGCAGCGTTTCGCTACGAGCTGAGAGGGGATTGGATGGCGCAGCCGTCAGTCAACACGGATCCAATTGGCAGTGAAG gaGCCTGCAGGCCGTGCAATAACACAGAGATTCTGATGGCTGTGTGCACTAGTGACTTTG TGGTCCGAGGGAACATCCGTTCAGTGGAGACGGACTCAAATTTGAAAGCGGCAGTGATCAAAGTGAGTGCTACGCGAGTTTACCGACAAAAGTTTGCGTTGTTCCCTGAGTCTGGCCGTCTGACGAGGTCTGGGGAGATTCGTACACCTCTGCAGTGCGGCGTTCGGCCCGGCGCTGGGAGCTTCCTGTTTACCGGGCGTGTGCACTTTGGTGAGGCGTGGCTCGGCTGTGCTCCACGCTATAAAGACTTCCTGAAGGCATACGAGCAGGCCAAACAATCCCTAATGATCCCCTGCACTCTGGTGAACGACTGA
- the prr35 gene encoding proline-rich protein 35, with translation MSKDDCKVSCKHKERKPKKPHYIPRPWGKPYNYKCFQCPFTCMEKSHLYNHMKYSLCKNSLSLLIESDWPYKKDQLRLQQGGVRSRSPTKAHSEQAAMSDEPSHSAASLEVEEAEKRESEREAEKDDEVMETNGSAVTSPEPAETRGSKRSKQEAELVMADVFSLEEQLLRARSVEVESKLRHYRLSKTCLSGSAALLSEQWRILSNQTSGAKPKSDPVASSLPCYPPPASTGQLECPDTTGFNLSLLGVGYPLAPGLLSYLNPALTTASTATTTAPLPFLASTAQLTHAQRHSERPLLPPHLYYPFLCEHTFGATPSSTSSETSKLIKPPAVSLPQPSYPPKLNLWKVPALRPSQTSPAAWVSPTCPSPEQSHGVKERIRSREGKTGWQHDASFIREQSLKRTAASFDSHGAPGEKKQALEFALDSLKNTHKSASIASLMSSRLPIHNSDVSSPLHMSEQLEARQRGMERDADPAAALLQDFSTLLQQYQNTEQRAASLPDQCHLWAHLGKIRSELSHIQQALERTTRSNEGPLDLSVKKDPVGITNAHGDVSGRGVIGETKDTGDENCSETEEEEEEEEDKDDRDMVERGSSVKERQKCSLDALMKLNPSQVPVVKTEVLSDGALAIRAGTAEALWHSRTTKCEADSSVLLCSKTPNRPPSIQHLDTLCPTSPLTTTDTMV, from the exons ATGTCTAAGGACGACTGTAAGGTGAGCTGTAAACACAAGGAACGCAAGCCCAAAAAGCCGCACTACATCCCGCGACCGTGGGGCAAACCCTACAACTACAAATGCTTCCAGTGCCCGTTCACTTGCATGGAGAAATCCCATCTGTATAACCACATGAAGTACAGCCTGTGCAAAAACTCCCTGTCATTGCTCATCGAGTCCGACTGGCCGTATAAAAAAGACCAACTCCGGCTCCAGCAGGGAGGCGTTCGCTCCCGTAGCCCCACTAAGGCTCACTCTGAGCAGGCCGCGATGTCAGACGAGCCCTCGCATTCGGCGGCGAGTCTGGAGGTCGAGGAGGCTGAGAAAAGAGAATCGGAAAGAGAAGCGGAGAAAGATGACGAGGTAATGGAGACAAACGGCTCAGCGGTTACGAGTCCCGAACCTGCGGAAACCAGAGGAAGTAAACGTTCAAAGCAAGAAGCCGAACTCGTGATGGCGGACGTATTCTCACTCGAGGAGCAACTTTTGCGAGCACGCTCAGTTGAGGTAGAGTCAAAACTGCGACACTATAGGCTGTCTAAAACATGTCTGTCTGGATCGGCAGCGTTGCTTTCAGAGCAATGGCGCATCCTTAGCAATCAGACGTCAGGTGCAAAGCCCAAATCAGACCCGGTGGCCTCTTCATTGCCCTGTTACCCTCCACCGGCATCAACGGGTCAACTTGAATGCCCCGACACAACGGGTTTCAATCTGTCTTTGCTTGGCGTTGGATATCCACTGGCTCCAGGACTCCTTTCATACCTAAACCCGGCACTTACGACAGCAAGCACAGCGACCACAACTGCACCACTGCCCTTCTTAGCATCAACCGCGCAGCTCACCCATGCGCAAAGACACTCAGAGCGACCTCTACTTCCTCCTCACCTGTATTATCCTTTCCTGTGTGAGCACACCTTCGGTGCAACGCCCTCCTCAACATCCTCTGAGACGAGTAAACTCATCAAACCGCCCGCCGTCAGCCTGCCGCAGCCTTCGTACCCTCCCAAACTAAACCTGTGGAAGGTCCCGGCCCTGCGGCCCAGCCAGACCTCGCCCGCAGCCTGGGTGTCTCCCACGTGTCCCTCCCCAGAGCAGAGCCATGGCGTAAAGGAGAGGATACGATCAAGGGAAGGAAAGACAGGCTGGCAGCATGATGCTTCCTTCATCAGAGAGCAAAGTCTGAAGAGAACAGCAGCATCCTTTGACTCCCATGGTGCACCGGGGGAGAAGAAACAAGCACTTGAGTTTGCCCTCGACTCTCTGAAAAACACTCACAAATCTGCGTCCATTGCCTCCCTGATGTCCAGCAGGCTTCCTATACACAACAG TGACGTCTCGTCCCCGCTGCATATGTCTGAACAGCTGGAGGCGAGACAGAGAGGAATGGAGAGAGACGCAGACCCGGCAGCTGCTCTCCTGCAGGATTTCTCCACATTACTGCAGCAGTACCAGAACACGGAGCAGCGCGCCGCATCGCTGCCTGATCAGTGCCACCTGTGGGCTCACCTGGGAAAGATCCGTTCGGAGCTGTCGCACATTCAACAGGCGCTGGAACGCACGACTCGCTCTAACGAAGGGCCGCTCGACCTATCAGTCAAAAAAGACCCTGTGGGAATCACAAACGCGCACGGAGATGTCAGCGGAAGAGGCGTTATAGGAGAAACAAAAGACACTGGAGATGAAAACTGCTCAGAGACcgaggaagaagaagaggaggaggaagataAAGATGACAGAGACATGGTGGAACGAGGAAGCAGTGTTAAAGAAAGGCAGAAGTGCTCTCTGGACGCGCTGATGAAACTGAATCCGTCCCAGGTGCCCGTGGTGAAGACAGAGGTGCTGTCCGACGGCGCTCTGGCGATACGGGCCGGGACCGCTGAAGCTCTGTGGCACAGCAGAACCACAAAGTGTGAAGCAGACTCAAGTGTCCTTCTCTGCTCCAAAACACCCAACAGACCTCCGTCCATTCAACATCTGGACACGCTGTGTCCAACAAGCCCGTTAACAACCACCGACACGATGGTGTAG